In Mycetocola zhujimingii, one DNA window encodes the following:
- a CDS encoding undecaprenyl-diphosphate phosphatase yields the protein MDILNAIILGLVQGLTEFLPVSSSAHLRIVGEFLGAGGDPGARFTAITQIGTELAVVILFWKDIVRIIGAWCRALVGKIPRNDPDARMGWLIIIGSVPIVVLGLLFQDQIETTLRSLWFTASMLIGFGILLGIADWIGRKNLKLENLGYRDGIIFGLAQALALIPGVSRSGGTITAGLFLGYERAAAARYAFLLAIPAVLGSGFFQIYKSIADPCVEGATDCIPEIYGPGETLIATVIAFIVAIFVIKFFMSYISKRSFMPFVIYRILLGVVIFILLGTGVLTA from the coding sequence GTGGATATTCTCAACGCCATAATTCTGGGTCTCGTGCAGGGACTCACCGAATTCCTCCCGGTGTCGTCGAGCGCTCACCTGCGCATCGTCGGCGAGTTCCTCGGGGCGGGCGGCGACCCCGGCGCCCGCTTCACCGCCATCACCCAGATCGGCACGGAACTGGCTGTCGTCATCCTGTTCTGGAAAGACATCGTGCGCATCATCGGTGCCTGGTGCCGTGCGCTGGTGGGAAAGATCCCGCGCAACGATCCTGATGCCCGCATGGGCTGGCTCATCATCATCGGCTCGGTACCGATCGTTGTTCTCGGTCTGCTGTTCCAGGATCAGATCGAGACCACACTGCGGTCGCTGTGGTTCACGGCATCCATGCTCATCGGCTTCGGCATCCTTCTCGGAATCGCCGACTGGATCGGCCGGAAGAACCTCAAGCTCGAGAACCTCGGTTACCGCGACGGCATCATCTTCGGACTGGCCCAGGCCCTCGCGCTCATCCCCGGGGTGTCGCGCTCGGGTGGAACGATCACCGCGGGGCTCTTCCTCGGTTACGAACGGGCCGCTGCCGCAAGATACGCGTTCCTCCTCGCCATTCCCGCCGTACTCGGCAGCGGCTTCTTCCAGATCTACAAGTCGATCGCCGACCCGTGCGTCGAAGGCGCGACCGACTGCATCCCGGAGATTTACGGCCCGGGCGAGACCCTGATCGCGACGGTCATCGCGTTCATCGTCGCCATCTTCGTCATCAAGTTCTTCATGAGCTACATCTCGAAGCGCAGCTTCATGCCCTTCGTGATCTACCGCATCCTGCTCGGTGTCGTGATCTTCATCCTGCTCGGCACCGGTGTCCTCACCGCGTAG